The stretch of DNA ATTGCTATAAATGCCGGAGCCGGATCCTGGATTGCCATCATGCTGGGCGAGTCTTTTTTTGTGACTCTTCGCGGCAGTCATGATTTTACGACTTTTCATGACAGCCAGATTTATCCCTGGTTTGAAGGATTAGCATTTCTAAGCGGCCCTGTAATTGGATACTGCACCGGTCTTGTCATCAGGGAATTCATCTTAAAGGGAGAGAAAGCAGGGGCTGTTTGCGGAGTGTTCGCCGGTGCTCTGATTGGCTTGATAACAGGAACTGCGATCTATCCTGTTATCTTTATAAATCCGGGGCTAGCCGGTTTTCTCGGAACCGGCCCGGGATGCGTCGCAGGAATAGTAATCGGAAAGATTACTGGCAACTATATTGACAAAAAATACTCGCAGGTTGTCAGCATGTATAAGATAAAACGCAGTTCTACCGGGAGTGATGTTGACAGAAAAACTTAAGATTCTTCTGGTCCAGCCTGCCTGGGAAAGCCTGGGTTACAGGCGGAAGATCAAGATCGACGAGCGGAAGATACACCCGCTTTCCGTAGGTGTAGTAGCTGCGCTTTGCGGTACACATGCTGTCAGAATAATCGACGAAGCCCTGGAAAGGGTGCCCTGGACTGAGAAATATGATCTGGTCGGGATCTCGGCCAACACTTATACGGCCCCCAGGGCCTTTGAGTTAGCCGACAGATTCCGGAAACTGAGGATTCCTGTTGTCCTGGGAGGACATCACACCTCATTCCTGCCTGACGAATGCCTGCAGCATGCGGACAGTCTAGTAGTCGGCGATGCCGAAGACACCTGGCCGCAACTCCTGGAGGATTTTCAGGCAGGCGGCATGAAGCAGAGATACACTTCAGGTTTTGACCAATCCGGAAAATCCATTCCTTCTCCCAGGCGGGATCTCTTCTTCAGAACGAAGCGCACTGCTGCCTATTGTCAGGTTTCCAGGGGCTGTGATAACCGCTGCAGATTCTGCTATTTGCAGTATCTACCCTGTAAAAAGATGCGCTACAGGGACCCTGAAGAAGTCCGCAGGGAGCTTCTGACCATTCAGGAAGAAATCATTCTGTTTGTAGATGACAACCTTTTCTGCGATCGAAAATACTGCCTGGACTTCTTCAAATTGATTACTCCCCTGAAAAAAAAGTGGTGGATCCAGGCACCCACCAGCCTTCATTCGGACGATGAGCTGATCTCAGCCATGGCTGCTTCCGGCTGCTTTTCGGTCAGCATCGGATTCCAGACTTCTACAAATCTCAATAATCAGAACGAGTCGATCTATCAGAACAATACGGATAATTATCAGAAACTGGTGAAGCTTCTGCACAAGCATGTCATTCTTGTGGATGGCACTTTCATTTTCGGATTCGACGGCGATACTAAGAACATTTTCAAAAATACAGGCAGACTGATCCGCAGGATCGGATTGGACACCTATACTTTTTATTTTCTCACACCCTATCCGGGAACGGATTACTACTCCAGTCTAAAAGCTGAAGGAAGGCTAATTGAAAACAGCACAGCCAGGTTTGACTGGGATCATGTTGTGGTGAAGCCTGAAAAAATGACTGAAAATGAACTGCGACTGGGTGTAAAAAGACTTTACAGAAATCTGGACATGCGTTATTACCTGCAGAGCGCGATCCGAAGATTCAAAATGTATCGGAGGGTTTTCACAACCTGGAGCCTGTTCAAATTTCTGCTGTCACTTTCAAGGAATTACTTGTCGTCACAGATTGACCCTGACTGAGCTATTTGGATTTTTACCCGAATTCCGGTAAAATGGCACAAGCGACAATTCAAACGGAGGCAGCATGATCAATCTTAAAAAGAACAAAGACAAATACAAGCGGGCAATAGAGCGCGCCAGAGAAAAGAAGATTATCATCCCTACCCTCAAGCAGCAGAAAAACCCGGTCATGATTCCGGACAAGGTCAAGCTGGGATTAAAAAAAATAGGACTTTGGGACATCGACCCTCTCAACCTGTTCCGCATCTCCTGGAAAAACGAACCCAAAGAAAAGGGCGGCCTGCACGATGAAGTGAATTTTCTGGAATTGCCTTCCTCCCTGACAGGCGTTCAGGCCAGGATTTTCGCGCTGATCGGTAAATGGTTTCCTACTGGCTGCCATAAAGTGGGAGCATCATTTGGCTGCCTGGTACCACCTCTGATCACCGGACAGTTTGACCCCTCAGTCCAGAAAGCGGTCTGGCCCTCTACCGGCAACTACTGCCGTGGCGGAGCCTATAACTCACGCCTGCTGGGCTGCGATTCGATCGCGATTCTGCCCCAGGGCATGAGCAGCGAAAGATTTGAATGGCTGAAAACAGTGGCTACTGAAGTTATCGCTACTCCGGGTACAGAGAGCAATGTCAAGGAAATCTACGACAAATGCCATGAACTGCGCGCCACCAGGAAAGACATCATGATCTTCAACCAGTTCGAGGAAATGGGGAACCATCTCTGGCATTACGAAGTCACAGGCAATGCCATGGAGGAAGTTTTCCAGAATGAGATGGGAGAGAAAGGCCGCCTGGCAGGTGTGTGCCTGACATCAGGTTCGGCCGGCACGCTCGGCTGCGGAGACTATCTCAAGAAACAATACCCTGGGGCAAAGATTGCAGTGGGCGAAGCGCTGCAGTGCCCGACCCTGGTTTACAACGGTTACGGGGCGCACCGCATCGAAGGCATAGGCGACAAGCACATCCCATGGGTCCACAATGTCAGGAACACTGATCTTGCGATCGCCATCGATGACGAAGATTCCTGGAGGCTGGTGCGGCTCTTCAATGACCCTGTGGGAAGGGAATACATGATCAACAACGGAGTACCCGAAAAACTGGTGGAAAAGCTTGATCTGCTGGGTATTTCGGGTATCGCCAACCTGCTGACTGCGATCAAGTTCGCGAAATATTACGAATTGACGGACCGCGATGCCGTGTTTACGGTCTGCACCGACTCCATGCAGATGTATGGAAGCCGCCTGCTGGAGCAGAAAAAACTGGAGCCAAAGTATGGAAAACCGGAGGCTGCCAGGGATTTTCACCGGCATCTGCTGGGTCTTAAAACCGACCATATGCTGGAGCTTTCGTACTATGACAGGAAGAGAATCCACAATCTTAAATACTACACCTGGGTCGAACAGCAGGGGAAAACTGTGGAAGAACTCAACG from Candidatus Wallbacteria bacterium encodes:
- a CDS encoding radical SAM protein, whose product is MTEKLKILLVQPAWESLGYRRKIKIDERKIHPLSVGVVAALCGTHAVRIIDEALERVPWTEKYDLVGISANTYTAPRAFELADRFRKLRIPVVLGGHHTSFLPDECLQHADSLVVGDAEDTWPQLLEDFQAGGMKQRYTSGFDQSGKSIPSPRRDLFFRTKRTAAYCQVSRGCDNRCRFCYLQYLPCKKMRYRDPEEVRRELLTIQEEIILFVDDNLFCDRKYCLDFFKLITPLKKKWWIQAPTSLHSDDELISAMAASGCFSVSIGFQTSTNLNNQNESIYQNNTDNYQKLVKLLHKHVILVDGTFIFGFDGDTKNIFKNTGRLIRRIGLDTYTFYFLTPYPGTDYYSSLKAEGRLIENSTARFDWDHVVVKPEKMTENELRLGVKRLYRNLDMRYYLQSAIRRFKMYRRVFTTWSLFKFLLSLSRNYLSSQIDPD
- a CDS encoding pyridoxal-phosphate dependent enzyme, whose translation is MINLKKNKDKYKRAIERAREKKIIIPTLKQQKNPVMIPDKVKLGLKKIGLWDIDPLNLFRISWKNEPKEKGGLHDEVNFLELPSSLTGVQARIFALIGKWFPTGCHKVGASFGCLVPPLITGQFDPSVQKAVWPSTGNYCRGGAYNSRLLGCDSIAILPQGMSSERFEWLKTVATEVIATPGTESNVKEIYDKCHELRATRKDIMIFNQFEEMGNHLWHYEVTGNAMEEVFQNEMGEKGRLAGVCLTSGSAGTLGCGDYLKKQYPGAKIAVGEALQCPTLVYNGYGAHRIEGIGDKHIPWVHNVRNTDLAIAIDDEDSWRLVRLFNDPVGREYMINNGVPEKLVEKLDLLGISGIANLLTAIKFAKYYELTDRDAVFTVCTDSMQMYGSRLLEQKKLEPKYGKPEAARDFHRHLLGLKTDHMLELSYYDRKRIHNLKYYTWVEQQGKTVEELNAQWYDSEYWESIHAQAPEIDKLIDEFNDATGLLKNLK